The genome window ATCTGGTTTACACGGCCCTGAATATCTTCAGAGTTACCTGCACCATTTACCAAAGTTGTGTTGTCTTTGTCGATAATTGCTTTTTCGCAAGTTCCAAGATAATCCAAAGTAACGTTTTCCAATTTGAAACCACGTTCTTCGCTGATCACTTGTCCTCCGGTGATTACTGCGATGTCTTCAAGCATTGCCTTACGACGGTCACCGAAACCAGGAGCTTTTACAGCAGCCACTTTCAAGGCGCCACGAATTTTGTTTACTACCAATGTAGCAAGTGCTTCTCCGTCAACATCTTCTGCCAAAATAAGCAAAGGACGGCCAGTTTGTGCAACTGCTTCAAGAACTGGAAGCAATTCTTTCATTGAAGAAACTTTCTTCTCAGAAATCAAGATATATGGACGCTCAAGATCAGCTTCCATTTTCTCAGTGTTTGTTACGAAGTATGGAGACAGGTAACCACGGTCAAACTGCATACCTTCCACAGTTTTAACTTCTGTTTCTGTTCCGCGTGCTTCTTCAACAGTGATAACACCTTCTTTTCCTACTTTTTCCATCGCCTCAGCAATCATCTGACCGATTTCTTCGTCATGGTTAGCAGAGATTGTTGCAACCTGAGCGATTTCTTTTGAAGTAGAAATTACTTTTTTCTGTCCTTCAAGATTTTTAGTGATGACAGCAACGGCTTTATCGATACCGCGTTTCAAATCCATTGGATTTGCACCCGCAGCTACGTTTTTAACACCGATTGAATAGATAGCCTGAGCCAAAACAGTTGCAGTTGTTGTACCATCACCTGCAGAATCAGCAGTTTTAGAAGCAACTTCTTTCACCAACTGAGCACCCATGTTTTCGATAGGGTCTTTCAGATCGATTTCTTTTGCAACCGTCACACCATCTTTTGTGATGCTAGGCGATCCGAATTTCTTATCGATAACTACGTTACGACCACGTGGTCCTAATGTTACTTTAACGGCGTCAGCCAATGTATCAACACCGCGCTTAATTTTATCACGAGCTTCGGTATCGAAGAAAATTTTCTTAGACATACTAATTAATCGTTTTGATTTTCTTGATTAAACTTATTGAATAGGACTTGATAACAATTAACCAATGATGGCATAAATGTCAGACTCACGCATGATCAGCACATCTTTGCCTTCATACGCCAATTCAGTACCTGAATATTTTCCGTATAATACGGTGTCACCTACCTTAACGGTCATCGGCTCGTCTTTTTTACCCGGGCCCACTGCTACAACAGTTCCACGTTGAGGCTTTTCCTTTGCAGTATCAGGGATAATGATACCAAATGCTGTTTTTTCTTCGGCTGGGGCTGGTTCTACAAGAACACGATCAGCCAGAGGTTGTACGTTCACTTGTATTTCTGCTAAAGTTGACATAAATATTAAACGTTTGTTTTTTGATTGTCAGTAATAGATTTGACTGAAACAAGTAAGCACAATCTATGCCAGCGAGTTCCGGCTGACATTTTTTCCGGCAAGTGTGACAAATTTGTACCGAACCTTGCCGTTATATAATTATTAGAAGCAATTATAATGTCATGCACGGCATAAGAATTGTTTAGCGAGTGAAAATGCTTAAATTTTATCGGCAACAAATTTCGAATCCCATGAAAAACCTCCAAAAGAACTGGTTAACAGAAGGAATTTTTGATTTTGAGTACAAAAAATATGTGCTGCAGGCCTATTTACAGCATATCGACAGCCAGTTTACACAGCATAAGCTCCACCCGCATCTGCCAGATCTGCAATTTCATTTTGATTCCTGCATCCACATCCGCGCCACCAAAAGGGAGATCAAAACGTCTTTCCCAAAGAACGTGACAGGCGTCAATTTGCAGACTTGGAAACTGGAATACGAAGAAACACATCACGACGATCCTTATCTCGAAGAACTGAACTATATCCTGGACTTTGCCATTCCGCGTTTCTCGCGTGCTTTGGAGCATGGCGCCGAGCGTTTCAGTGAAGTGGGGGAGAACATTAAAATTTCGCCGGTGGGCATTGTACCGCTAAGGCTGGAAGAGGGTTATCTTCTCTTTTTACACACATTCCAGCCGCTTGTAAGTGTGTTTGAATATCAGCTGGCGCTTTATAACGAAATGAAAGAGCGTTATCTCAAAACGACTTTTGTGGATACCGTCCGAATTGGTTTAGGGAATACGGTTTCTCAGATCAAAGTTGATCTTACCAAAAAGAACAAATCCCTGCCTAATCCTGCCACCTATATTGTTGAATCAAAATACGATTATCCTTTGCATGAGGCGCTTTTGCCTGTGGCCAAGAAGCTGATCTTGAAGCAAATGAACATTGCTTAATTAAATGCCCGAACACAAAAAAGGCTCATGATGCAACTCATGAGCCTTTTTTAATAACTTAAATATCTTATTTTGAGCTGTCCGCTGGTGCTGCTGGTGTAGCAGCCGGCGTCGTTGCTTCGCCTCCCGCAGGAGCCGCCGCGCCAGGAGCTGGTGCAGGAGCAATGTTTCCGCCAGGAATTACCGTATTCTGAGCCTTATCCACATTGACACTGTTAATGCCGCCAGTTTGTGCGGTTCCGCCAACGATAATGTATGAAGCAAGGGAAATCAGGATAACGGCGCCTGCAAGTCCCCAGGTGATTTGTTCCAATAAATCGGTTGTCTTTTTAACACCGAACATTTGGGTGGTTCCTGCTCCGCTAAACTCGCTGGAAAGTCCTCCTCCTTTTGAATTCTGTACCAATACAACCAGGATCAACAAAACAGCGATGATCGCAACCAAGATAATTAAACCCAAATACATGCCTTTTCTTAATTTTGAATGATAGAATGAGTGAATGTGTGATTTTTTACAACCTATACAACTCGCTTAATTTTTTCGCAAAGTAATTCCTTTTTTCTGGTTTTTTCAAGATCAATTTTTGATACAGGTCAATTGCCTTTTCAATTTTGCCTTGTCGTACCAATATTTTTGCAAAAGCTTCGGTTTCAATGCTTCCCGCGCCCGACTCTGCAACGCGCCCGCTGACATCAACAGCAACAGGTTCCAGATTGTTATCCTGACGAATGATACGCGGGTTCTTTTTCATAAAACCCTGGATAATCTGCTGCTGCCTTTTCTGCTCTTCGGAAACAATGTTTTGTAAGCTTACCGTCTCTTGCTCCACCAGGCTGATCAGGATATCTTCACCGTTCTGCGGGACCGATTTTTCCTGTGCCTCGATCACTTCTTCAATGTTAACCGTTGCGTCGTAACGCTCCGTGTCACTTTCTACAAGCTGCTGTAATGCAACCCGGCTCAGTGCGTAAGCCGCCGCACGCGGACGGGTTTCGTCTAATTTCTCCGTTCCGGCAACACTGGATGCCTTCGCCAATAAAGAATAGGAAATCTGGCAATAAGGAAATGCCTTTATCGTCGCTTCGAGCGCTTCGATCACCTCCGTGCCTGCTGCATGAGGATGTTTGACCAGATTGCTGAAAGCTTCCTTTTCAATGATGGACATATGGGCCTTGAAAGTTGAAATAAAAATTGAAGTTAGACAAAACGATAATCTACTACCAGTCTGCGGCAGATTTATTAAAGATCTGCTGAACTAAATTTTCGCGGATAGTAGGCAGAAGCCGCGCTTCATTTTGGTTAAGCGTTTGATCCTGAGGAAAGTCGGCATAGTAAGTGAAAGATTGGTCAAAATTCTTGGTTTCGTCTTTTGCATTGGTGTAACGCACCTGAACGGTGACATTCAAACGGTTCAAACCGGCCTGGTCATTCGCGGTAGGAGCGGCCGCGAGCACGTCGTAACCTGTAATAGAACCTTCCAGAACCAGGTCGCCGCCACCAGGCTGACTGATCAAGCTCGTGTTTCGCTGGAAATATTCTTTCAATTCCTCCGTAAGTCTTTGTGGCAGATCCGACGGTCCACCCGCAGTTCCCATCGTGAAATTAAGCACGCTGAATGTCTTGATATCCGGAGACAAATTGGTCCCGGTAAAAGAATAAACGCCACAGCCCGACATGAAAACGGAGCAATGCAGGACAAAAAAGAGGGTTAGCAACCTTTTGGTATTCATCGAAACGCGCATTGTACAAATGCTTTTTATTCTATTCTTCAATGTCATACTGCTTAATTTTCCTGTATAACGTCCGTTCCGAGATGCCCAATGCACTTGCAGCGTATTTTCGTTTGTTATTATTCTTCCGTAATGCCTTGATGATCATTTCCTTTTCCTTGTCTTCGAGCGATAAGGATTCTTCCTCAGCCGTGACGTGCATAACGTCTTCAATTTCACTTCTTTCGTCTGAATATCTGTCCAGATCAACCGTCCGCGAAGGGACTGGTGAAAGCAGGCGTGCGGGTTCAAGGGTAGGCGTGTGCGAATGTGTTGCGGGATCAGCCGTGTTCAATGAGCTGAACAATTCCTGATGGTCTTTCAGGATTTCGCCTCCGTACTTTTCATTTTCCAGAACATTACGGACCAGCTTTTTAAGCTCTGTCATGTCCCTGCGCATATCAAAAAGGACCTTATACAGCAATTCCCTTTCAGAGAACGAGCTGCCCGCCGGATCTTCACCGGAACGTAAGGTAATCAGCGCTTTTCTTCCTGCTGGCTGGACGGGATTCAGGTAATTATTTAATGTTTCGCGAGAAATCGGCAGTTCTTTATCAGTTTCCAGGATCGTGATCTGCTCGGCTATATTTTTGAGCTGACGAATGTTGCCGGGAAACGCATATTGCATCAGCAAGTCACGTGCTTCCGAATCCAATCGCACGGGTTTTGTCCTGTATCTTTCCGAGAAATCATTGGTGAACTTCCTGAATAGCAACAATATATCCTCACCACGATCCCGTAAAGGCGGAACGTAAATGGGGACTGTATTTAAGCGATAGTAAAGATCTTCACGAAATTTTCCATTGTTCACGGCATCCAGCAGATTCACGTTGGTCGCTGCTACAACACGCACATTGGTTTTCAGAACTTTGGAAGATCCTACCCGGATATATTCCCCGTTTTCCAAAACACGTAAAAGCCTCGCCTGCGTGCCCAGGGGCATTTCCCCAACCTCATCCAGGAAAATGGTCCCGGTATTCGTTGTTTCAAAATATCCTTTTCTTGAATCCAATGCACCCGTAAATGCACCTTTTTCGTGCCCGAAAAGCTCTGAATCAATGGTTCCTTCGGGAATGGCACCGCAGTTGATGGCGATGAAAGGCCCGTGTTTGCGGGAACTGAGGCTGTGGATAATTTTGGAAAAAGACTCCTTTCCGCTGCCGCTTTCGCCGGTGATGAGCACGGTGAGATCTGTGGCGGCAACCTGCACACCAACGTTGATCGCGTGATTCAGTCCCGGGGAAGTCCCTATTATTCCAAAACGGTTCTTTATTGCTTGTATTTCAGCTGGATTCATGAAACGGGTACTTTTTCAACCGCGTAACCGCGAAGCGTCGCAGCGGTCGTGTCTGTAATTAAAACGTCGACATAATCGCCTACTTTGAAATTTTCGCGGGGGAATATGACTCTTTTATTTTGGTCACTGCGTCCTGTAAAGTCATTTACAGACCGCTTGGAAGTGTTTTCAACCAGCACTTTCTGCACGGTGCCGATCAGTTTCTGGTTGCGTTCCAGGGAAATCCTTTGTTGTATATCAATAATTTCCGCAAGCCGCCGCTGCTTAATGTCCGCCGGAATGTCATCCGCGTATTTCTTGGCAGCCAATGTTCCCGGACGTTCGGAATAGGCAAACATATAGCCGAAGTCAAACCGCACATATTCCAGCAGCGAAAGTGAATCCTGGTGCTCTTCTTCCGTCTCCGAACAAAAACCGGCGATCATATCATGGGAAATGGCACATTCATCACCCAAAATCCGGCGGATGCTGTCGATTCTTTCGAGATACCATTCGCGGTTGTAAGTCCGGTTCATCATTTCCAGCACGCGGCTGTTGCCATGCTGCGCCGGAAGGTGAATGTATTTGCAAATGTTGTCGTACTTTTTAATGGTATGAAGCACTTCATCCGTAATGTCTTTCGGGTGCGAAGTGCTGAACCTGACCCGCAATTCCGGGCTGATCTGCGCCACCATTTCCAGCAATTGTGCGAAGTTCACCTGGGTTTCCAATGTGCCATTATCAACATTGGTGGAGATGGCGGTGACGCTGTTTGGCGCCTGCCATTTATAGCTGTCCACATTCTGGCCCAGCAACGTAACTTCCTTATAACCATCATCAAAAAGATCCTGCGCCTCTTTTACAATCGAGAAAGGATCACGGCTACGCTCCCGGCCACGCGTCATAGGCACTACGCAAAAACTGCACATATTGTCACAGCCGCGCATAATGGAGACCAATGCAGTTACGCCATTAGAATTCAGCCGGATAGGGGAAATGTCGGCGTAGGTTTCTTCTCTTGACAAAAATACGTTCACACCTTTCTGGCCCGTCTCCGCTTCTTCCACTAATCTGGGCAGATCGCGGTATGCGTCGGGTCCGGTGACAATGTCAACCATCTTTTCCTCTTCCAGCAATTTCGCTTTGAGGCGTTCTGCCATACAACCCAGCACACCGATTAATGTGCCCGGCTTTTTCTTTTTTATAACATTAAGTTGCCTTAATCTCGTCCTGACGCGCTGCTCGGCATTGTCGCGGATGGCGCAGGTGTTTAAAAATATCAGATCTGCATTATCAACGTCGGAAGTGGTTGCAAAACCCGCCTCACGCATGACGGAGGCCACAATCTCGCTGTCTGCGAAATTCATCTGGCAGCCGTAACTTTCAATGAAAAGTAATTTTTTGTTAAAAGCCGGCTCATTTTCGGAAATACGGACTGTCTCACAGGCAACTTTGTCCTCCTCAGTCAATATTTTCAAAGTCTCTGCAATTCTATTTTCCATGGAAGGGATTTAACAAATTTTCAAAAGAAACTCACGGCATAGGACTGCCGATTTGAAGTTTCGGGATTACAAATATAGAAAGAATCTGGTAAAAACTGACAAACTGTCATACTAAGCAGCAGTCATAAAAAACCTTAAAAAGGATATCCGACGCCGAGGTTAATGTTCAGGAAATTGGATTGCGTACGTTTAAAAAGCTTGTTGAATTGTAGTTCATCCAACACAAACCGCTGCAATGCAGGGTCATAGACCTTGATCCCGAAATCGAAGCGGAGGATGAAAAAGGAAAGGTCATAACGGATCCCGAAGCCGGTTCCGATGGCAATGTCTTTTAAAAATTTATCTGCTTCCAGTTTTTGTAACTCGGTTGCGTCGCCTCCCAGGTTCCAGACATTTCCCGCATCCAAAAACACCGCATAATTGAGATCACCGAAGAACTTGGCCAGATAACCCCTCCATTCCAGATTGGCTTCCAACAAAAATTCACCCGGCGATTCAATGGTCAGGCCGGTTGGTGTTTTCTTGGGAACTGAACGGCCCGGTCCTAAGCGGCGCGGAAGCCATGCGCGAAGACTATTGGAGCCGCCGGCAAAGAAATATTTTTCATAAGGCGGGACTTTGTTGTCGCCATAACTGTAAATGCCGCCCGCATTAACCCTTGCCACAAAGGCTGAACGTCTGCCGGTTGCCCAATAACGGCGATAATCCGCATTCCAACGCAGATATTTATAAAATTGAAGGCTGTCACCAAACACGGTTTTGATCAGATTTTCCTGTTTGGGAAGAATATTGAGCGACGTTCCGCCCGATTCCACTGCCACGCGGAAGTAATGTGCATCTTTCTGAGGTCCTATCAGTGCATTGGTGTTGTAAGTGAAGTTGAAATTGATATCAGATACAAACGACCTTCTGAAACTGGTATAAAGGTTGTTTCCCTGGTTTTGCAGGTCTTTGAGCAACGCC of Dyadobacter chenhuakuii contains these proteins:
- the miaB gene encoding tRNA (N6-isopentenyl adenosine(37)-C2)-methylthiotransferase MiaB — translated: MENRIAETLKILTEEDKVACETVRISENEPAFNKKLLFIESYGCQMNFADSEIVASVMREAGFATTSDVDNADLIFLNTCAIRDNAEQRVRTRLRQLNVIKKKKPGTLIGVLGCMAERLKAKLLEEEKMVDIVTGPDAYRDLPRLVEEAETGQKGVNVFLSREETYADISPIRLNSNGVTALVSIMRGCDNMCSFCVVPMTRGRERSRDPFSIVKEAQDLFDDGYKEVTLLGQNVDSYKWQAPNSVTAISTNVDNGTLETQVNFAQLLEMVAQISPELRVRFSTSHPKDITDEVLHTIKKYDNICKYIHLPAQHGNSRVLEMMNRTYNREWYLERIDSIRRILGDECAISHDMIAGFCSETEEEHQDSLSLLEYVRFDFGYMFAYSERPGTLAAKKYADDIPADIKQRRLAEIIDIQQRISLERNQKLIGTVQKVLVENTSKRSVNDFTGRSDQNKRVIFPRENFKVGDYVDVLITDTTAATLRGYAVEKVPVS
- a CDS encoding LptE family protein: MKNRIKSICTMRVSMNTKRLLTLFFVLHCSVFMSGCGVYSFTGTNLSPDIKTFSVLNFTMGTAGGPSDLPQRLTEELKEYFQRNTSLISQPGGGDLVLEGSITGYDVLAAAPTANDQAGLNRLNVTVQVRYTNAKDETKNFDQSFTYYADFPQDQTLNQNEARLLPTIRENLVQQIFNKSAADW
- the secG gene encoding preprotein translocase subunit SecG, whose protein sequence is MYLGLIILVAIIAVLLILVVLVQNSKGGGLSSEFSGAGTTQMFGVKKTTDLLEQITWGLAGAVILISLASYIIVGGTAQTGGINSVNVDKAQNTVIPGGNIAPAPAPGAAAPAGGEATTPAATPAAPADSSK
- the groL gene encoding chaperonin GroEL (60 kDa chaperone family; promotes refolding of misfolded polypeptides especially under stressful conditions; forms two stacked rings of heptamers to form a barrel-shaped 14mer; ends can be capped by GroES; misfolded proteins enter the barrel where they are refolded when GroES binds): MSKKIFFDTEARDKIKRGVDTLADAVKVTLGPRGRNVVIDKKFGSPSITKDGVTVAKEIDLKDPIENMGAQLVKEVASKTADSAGDGTTTATVLAQAIYSIGVKNVAAGANPMDLKRGIDKAVAVITKNLEGQKKVISTSKEIAQVATISANHDEEIGQMIAEAMEKVGKEGVITVEEARGTETEVKTVEGMQFDRGYLSPYFVTNTEKMEADLERPYILISEKKVSSMKELLPVLEAVAQTGRPLLILAEDVDGEALATLVVNKIRGALKVAAVKAPGFGDRRKAMLEDIAVITGGQVISEERGFKLENVTLDYLGTCEKAIIDKDNTTLVNGAGNSEDIQGRVNQIKAQIENTTSDYDREKLQERLAKLSGGVAILYIGAATEVEMKEKKDRVDDALHATRAAVEEGIVAGGGVAYIRATAALEGMTGNNEDETTGINIIRVALEAPLRTIVSNSGQEPSVVVAKVKEGTGAYGYNAKDNVYTDLLEAGIIDPKKVSRLALENAASIAGLLLTTECVIADEPEEAPAGGGHSHGGGMGGMM
- a CDS encoding sigma-54 interaction domain-containing protein — encoded protein: MNPAEIQAIKNRFGIIGTSPGLNHAINVGVQVAATDLTVLITGESGSGKESFSKIIHSLSSRKHGPFIAINCGAIPEGTIDSELFGHEKGAFTGALDSRKGYFETTNTGTIFLDEVGEMPLGTQARLLRVLENGEYIRVGSSKVLKTNVRVVAATNVNLLDAVNNGKFREDLYYRLNTVPIYVPPLRDRGEDILLLFRKFTNDFSERYRTKPVRLDSEARDLLMQYAFPGNIRQLKNIAEQITILETDKELPISRETLNNYLNPVQPAGRKALITLRSGEDPAGSSFSERELLYKVLFDMRRDMTELKKLVRNVLENEKYGGEILKDHQELFSSLNTADPATHSHTPTLEPARLLSPVPSRTVDLDRYSDERSEIEDVMHVTAEEESLSLEDKEKEMIIKALRKNNNKRKYAASALGISERTLYRKIKQYDIEE
- a CDS encoding co-chaperone GroES, which gives rise to MSTLAEIQVNVQPLADRVLVEPAPAEEKTAFGIIIPDTAKEKPQRGTVVAVGPGKKDEPMTVKVGDTVLYGKYSGTELAYEGKDVLIMRESDIYAIIG